The proteins below are encoded in one region of Dehalococcoidia bacterium:
- a CDS encoding glycosyl hydrolase family 65 protein, translated as MRRRVTAETVELTAEEAGWRIVAEGFDPLTERGVEAVFSVANGYFGVRAALEEGNPASYPLLIVAGIYVPAGQPTRQTLLTLADPAQLNITLGGQRLEMSEVETLLHARELDMRRALSKRTWVFVDGEGRRWRWESFRVAAASVPDCYLYSLKLSIEEGEPARVVVSFPTGVILTHESADEETEVLGAQDLTAPHLLRGKSTVKAARTWAVDGSIAANARKEEPLVINAANRIVTVTGGGLEHECAFDEVLADHQRVWKERWELADVMIGGDLRLQQAARFAVYHLLSSVAAVDGRFSVGPRDLSGRAYHGHVFWDTEIFVLPLLSFAWQEASRSCLLYRYRTLGAARHRAKSFGYEGAMYAWESTDTGDDVTPPFAVLPNGNVLRILNGEQENHISADIPYALVQYWKATGDDEFMRRYGAEILVECARFWRSRVSPEGGAYSIHNVIGPDEYHNGVSNNAYTNAMARWTLLEAVNCLERFHKVDAGGARELVRRLGVGDDEPMGWREVAEKLVRSTFYEDEVVPQFDGFFDLDEIDVESYRRAGIPLDIAVGHDAVQRMRAVKQPDVLMALFLLPDLWTEASARRNFEYYENITAHTSSLSAPIHALLAAWMRDDELCRFYLERSMEIDLGNDFRGAATGIHVGSLGGLWQAIVFGLGGLKFSHDLLEFDPFLPSSVESIDFSFIWQRRRVQARVGPRTLALQVEGEPCEVRVNRARRTVGTGEAETFDFDPQLTYWGATREEGGT; from the coding sequence GTGAGAAGAAGAGTAACGGCTGAGACCGTTGAATTGACGGCGGAAGAGGCCGGATGGCGTATCGTCGCGGAGGGGTTTGACCCCTTAACTGAACGCGGCGTCGAGGCCGTCTTTTCCGTCGCCAACGGCTACTTCGGCGTGCGCGCCGCGCTGGAGGAGGGAAACCCCGCTTCCTACCCGCTTCTCATCGTTGCTGGAATCTACGTTCCTGCTGGCCAGCCCACTCGTCAGACGCTGCTTACGCTGGCCGATCCAGCGCAATTGAACATTACTCTCGGTGGGCAGCGGCTGGAGATGTCGGAAGTGGAAACGCTGCTCCATGCGCGCGAACTCGATATGCGACGAGCTCTGTCGAAGCGGACTTGGGTCTTCGTCGACGGCGAAGGGCGGCGCTGGCGCTGGGAGTCCTTTCGTGTCGCCGCTGCCTCCGTCCCGGACTGCTACCTCTACTCGCTGAAGCTCAGCATCGAGGAGGGTGAGCCGGCGCGGGTCGTCGTCTCTTTTCCCACCGGCGTGATACTCACCCATGAGAGCGCCGACGAGGAAACGGAAGTGCTGGGCGCGCAGGACCTCACCGCTCCCCACCTGTTGAGAGGAAAATCGACGGTGAAGGCAGCGCGTACCTGGGCCGTCGACGGCTCCATTGCGGCGAACGCGAGAAAGGAAGAGCCGCTCGTTATAAACGCCGCCAACCGCATCGTGACGGTTACGGGCGGAGGGCTGGAACATGAGTGTGCCTTTGACGAGGTGCTGGCCGATCATCAGCGCGTCTGGAAAGAACGCTGGGAACTGGCCGACGTCATGATCGGTGGCGACCTTCGACTGCAGCAGGCCGCCCGCTTCGCCGTTTATCACTTGCTCTCATCGGTCGCGGCTGTCGATGGCCGCTTTTCGGTCGGCCCTCGTGATCTCTCCGGGCGCGCTTATCACGGGCACGTCTTCTGGGATACCGAGATCTTCGTCCTTCCGCTCCTTTCCTTCGCCTGGCAGGAGGCGTCCCGCTCCTGCCTGCTCTACCGATACCGCACACTCGGGGCGGCCCGTCACCGCGCGAAAAGCTTCGGCTACGAGGGAGCCATGTACGCCTGGGAGTCCACCGACACCGGCGACGATGTCACGCCTCCGTTTGCGGTCCTCCCTAACGGCAACGTCCTCCGCATCCTGAACGGCGAACAGGAGAACCACATCTCCGCCGACATCCCTTACGCCCTCGTCCAGTACTGGAAGGCAACTGGCGACGACGAGTTCATGCGGCGGTACGGGGCGGAGATACTCGTGGAGTGCGCTCGCTTCTGGAGGAGCAGGGTCTCGCCGGAGGGCGGCGCGTACTCAATTCACAATGTTATCGGCCCCGATGAATACCATAACGGCGTGAGTAACAACGCCTACACCAACGCCATGGCCCGCTGGACGCTGCTCGAGGCCGTGAACTGTCTGGAGCGGTTCCATAAGGTTGACGCCGGAGGCGCGAGGGAGCTCGTTCGCCGGCTCGGTGTCGGGGATGATGAGCCGATGGGCTGGCGGGAGGTCGCCGAAAAGCTGGTGCGCAGTACCTTCTACGAGGATGAAGTTGTCCCCCAGTTCGACGGCTTCTTCGACCTGGACGAGATCGATGTCGAATCATACCGCCGCGCCGGCATCCCCCTGGATATCGCCGTCGGACACGACGCCGTGCAGCGCATGCGGGCGGTGAAGCAGCCGGACGTCCTCATGGCGCTGTTCCTGTTGCCCGACCTGTGGACAGAAGCTTCCGCCCGGCGCAACTTCGAGTACTACGAAAACATCACCGCCCACACCAGTTCCCTGAGCGCGCCGATCCACGCCCTGCTCGCCGCGTGGATGAGAGATGACGAGCTCTGCCGGTTCTATCTTGAGCGGTCGATGGAGATCGACCTGGGGAACGACTTTCGCGGCGCCGCCACCGGCATTCACGTCGGCTCGCTGGGCGGGCTGTGGCAGGCCATCGTCTTCGGACTCGGCGGCCTCAAGTTCTCGCACGACCTCCTGGAGTTCGATCCGTTCCTCCCTTCCTCGGTCGAAAGCATTGACTTCTCATTCATCTGGCAGAGACGGCGGGTGCAGGCGAGGGTAGGGCCGCGCACGCTCGCGCTGCAGGTGGAGGGAGAACCGTGCGAAGTGCGCGTCAACCGGGCGCGGCGGACAGTGGGCACGGGAGAGGCGGAGACCTTCGACTTCGATCCGCAGCTTACGTACTGGGGAGCCACGCGCGAGGAAGGCGGTACGTAA
- a CDS encoding universal stress protein translates to METKKSLLLPLEGSVAPEGPLHVAAAIADLRQVNISVLYVSPEPLPRQKVLRVLGISGDWAEKVEPLNAVGEPAQEILRVAGEIGADSIIMLTRGGTGEPETLQHLTIPVLQDPPCPVFVVRMALDLLSQTGRLRRMRRILVPLDGTAEAAFALKEASGLAKQANARLLMLHVIESNPERGKAPATPSFSDHSPYEMEAWGDEFFRSNFALTPAPQGLEVEIALRFGDPQSEIIQFAAESDCDLVVAAWSGNLSPGRAAVVLRLLHEATCPLLFLLGKRST, encoded by the coding sequence ATGGAAACAAAGAAGAGCCTGCTGCTGCCTCTCGAAGGATCGGTAGCCCCGGAAGGGCCCCTGCACGTCGCCGCTGCTATAGCCGACTTGCGCCAGGTGAATATCAGCGTCCTGTACGTCTCTCCCGAGCCGCTCCCCCGACAAAAGGTGCTCCGCGTACTGGGCATCAGCGGCGATTGGGCGGAGAAGGTGGAGCCGCTGAACGCCGTCGGCGAGCCGGCGCAGGAGATCTTACGCGTGGCCGGCGAAATCGGCGCCGATAGCATCATCATGCTCACGCGCGGCGGAACGGGAGAGCCGGAGACGCTGCAGCACCTGACTATCCCCGTCTTGCAGGACCCTCCCTGCCCCGTCTTCGTCGTGCGCATGGCCCTCGACCTCCTGTCGCAGACCGGTAGACTGCGGCGAATGCGCCGCATACTCGTCCCCCTCGACGGCACGGCGGAAGCGGCCTTCGCGCTGAAAGAAGCGTCCGGCCTCGCCAAGCAGGCAAACGCCCGCCTCCTGATGCTCCACGTAATCGAGAGCAACCCGGAGCGGGGAAAGGCCCCCGCGACGCCCTCCTTCTCCGACCACTCGCCTTACGAGATGGAAGCATGGGGCGATGAGTTCTTCCGCAGCAACTTCGCCCTTACGCCCGCCCCGCAAGGGCTGGAGGTCGAGATAGCGCTGCGCTTCGGCGACCCGCAAAGCGAGATCATCCAGTTCGCCGCTGAGAGCGACTGCGACCTCGTCGTCGCCGCCTGGAGCGGCAACCTGTCGCCCGGCCGCGCCGCCGTGGTACTGCGGCTGCTGCACGAAGCGACGTGTCCCTTGCTCTTCCTCCTCGGGAAGAGGTCAACCTGA
- a CDS encoding DMT family transporter: MRSPAYLVLALGVIAVSSAAVLIREAEAPALVIAAYRLGLAAMPAGAAAVVLAPRYPFQARSLRWPLLAGAFLALHFGFWIASLQQTSVITSVVLVTTNPLFVGLASPFLLKERVAKATWAGIAVSIAGAGVMAVEDVGEGWGTLTGDLYALLGAVFSAAYLMTGRRARREMAWTGYIGAAYTAAALLLVASVIVAGESFTGYSAKTFLMFGLLALVPQLIGHSAINWSLAYVPAALVAVAILGEPVGATALAAFVLGETPTALELLGSAFVLAGVYVALRPARRPSEAVPLEQAAT; the protein is encoded by the coding sequence GTGCGGTCGCCTGCGTATCTCGTGCTCGCCCTCGGCGTCATCGCCGTCTCGTCCGCCGCCGTCCTTATCCGCGAGGCGGAGGCCCCCGCGCTCGTTATCGCCGCCTACCGGCTGGGGCTGGCGGCGATGCCCGCGGGCGCGGCGGCCGTCGTCCTGGCGCCGAGGTACCCGTTCCAGGCGCGAAGCCTCCGCTGGCCGCTGCTGGCGGGCGCGTTTCTCGCCCTCCACTTCGGGTTCTGGATTGCGTCGCTTCAGCAGACTTCCGTAATCACTTCCGTTGTGCTGGTCACTACCAACCCGCTCTTCGTCGGGCTGGCTTCGCCCTTCCTGCTGAAGGAGAGAGTGGCGAAGGCGACGTGGGCGGGGATCGCGGTGTCGATAGCGGGGGCAGGCGTGATGGCGGTGGAAGACGTCGGCGAAGGCTGGGGCACGCTGACGGGCGACCTCTATGCGCTGCTGGGTGCGGTCTTCAGCGCCGCCTATCTGATGACGGGCCGGAGGGCGCGCCGAGAGATGGCGTGGACAGGCTACATCGGCGCGGCCTACACGGCGGCGGCTTTGCTGCTGGTCGCCTCGGTCATCGTTGCGGGCGAGTCCTTCACCGGTTACAGCGCGAAGACGTTCCTGATGTTCGGGCTGCTTGCCCTCGTGCCGCAACTCATCGGGCACTCGGCGATCAACTGGTCGCTGGCTTACGTCCCCGCCGCCCTGGTCGCGGTCGCCATCCTGGGGGAGCCGGTGGGCGCGACAGCTCTCGCCGCGTTCGTTCTCGGCGAGACGCCGACGGCGCTGGAGCTGTTGGGGTCGGCTTTTGTGCTCGCGGGCGTCTACGTCGCCCTCCGGCCGGCGAGGCGCCCTTCGGAAGCGGTGCCGTTGGAACAAGCGGCGACGTAA
- a CDS encoding type 1 glutamine amidotransferase domain-containing protein, whose product MQQRKPAVGTQRLDGLRVAILVTNGFERVELTEPRKALEEAGATTLVIAPHSGEVQSMDHDVKADKYKVDMTLDEADPNNFDAVLLPGGALNADILRMNERARDFVRRISESGKPIAAICHAPWLLVSAGLVKGRTITSFFSLQDDIRNAGGRWVDREVVRDRNLVSSRGPRDIPAFNKEMISLFAESARARRRAA is encoded by the coding sequence ATGCAACAAAGAAAACCGGCCGTGGGCACGCAAAGGCTCGACGGCCTGCGCGTCGCTATTCTGGTCACAAACGGCTTCGAGAGGGTGGAGCTGACGGAGCCGAGGAAGGCGCTGGAAGAGGCGGGAGCGACGACGCTGGTCATCGCCCCTCACAGCGGCGAAGTGCAATCGATGGACCACGACGTCAAGGCGGACAAGTACAAGGTCGACATGACCCTCGACGAAGCGGACCCCAATAACTTCGACGCGGTCCTCCTACCGGGCGGCGCCTTGAACGCCGATATCCTCCGCATGAACGAGCGGGCCCGCGATTTCGTCCGCCGGATCAGCGAGTCGGGCAAGCCCATAGCGGCCATATGCCATGCGCCCTGGCTTCTGGTGTCGGCCGGCCTCGTCAAAGGACGGACGATAACCAGCTTCTTCTCGTTGCAGGACGACATTCGCAATGCCGGCGGCCGCTGGGTAGACAGGGAAGTTGTCCGCGACCGGAACCTGGTTAGCAGCCGCGGCCCGCGGGATATTCCCGCCTTCAACAAAGAGATGATATCCCTGTTTGCGGAGAGCGCGAGGGCGAGACGCAGGGCAGCGTAG
- a CDS encoding acetate--CoA ligase: MEVINPMVKSLVRRAREDPEAFWAEAASHIPWFRKWDTVFEWTPPTFRWFIGGQTNLCYSCLDRHVEQGRGGHAALIAIDERGERKVYTYTHLLNDVKRAAAALRGLGIGKGDRIAVYMPTCPEAITIMLAAARIGAIHVVVFAGFGASALVDRVGRTGCRLLFTADGTWRKGNDVPLKKIVDDAVNEGAGVERVVVLKHTGLDVSFDPERDLWWDDFLALGEGRDDGYEIMEANEPAYILPTSGTTARPKLAVHTHGGYQAHVSSMSRWVFGLNESDVWWATSDIGWVVGHAYIVHGPLLAGATTVAYEGAPDHPGPEAFYRVIQDNGITGMFTSPTLVRLMMRYGSEVARRFDMSRLQRVFSAGEVLNAPAWEWFQKEVFDDRIPVIDHMWATETSGPIIGNPYGVCMLPIKPGSGGIPLPGIEADVVTPEGVPCAPGEKGLFVIRRPFPGLTSQLWGEPERYGPDYWGRIPGLNVYSTGDAASKDEDGYIWFSGRADEVIKVAAHRIGTIEVETAFLQHPAVAEVGVTGRPDELRGEAISAFVVLKQGHQPSEELRRELLQTVRKELGPVAVIGEMNFVDMLPKTRSGKIMRRVLKAVVLGREPGDISTIEDEGSVEEAREAWRQMTALVGQEAKEEKA; encoded by the coding sequence ATGGAAGTCATAAACCCCATGGTGAAGTCGCTCGTGCGGCGCGCCAGGGAGGACCCGGAGGCGTTCTGGGCAGAGGCCGCCTCTCACATCCCCTGGTTCCGCAAGTGGGACACGGTGTTCGAATGGACGCCGCCCACGTTCCGCTGGTTCATCGGAGGGCAGACGAACCTCTGCTATAGCTGCCTGGACCGCCACGTCGAACAGGGGCGCGGCGGCCACGCGGCGCTCATCGCCATCGACGAGCGCGGCGAGCGAAAGGTCTACACGTACACCCACCTGCTTAACGACGTGAAGAGGGCGGCGGCCGCCCTCCGCGGCCTCGGCATCGGGAAGGGCGACCGCATCGCCGTCTACATGCCCACCTGCCCGGAAGCGATAACGATAATGCTCGCGGCCGCGCGCATCGGCGCCATCCACGTCGTCGTGTTCGCCGGCTTCGGCGCCAGCGCGCTCGTCGACCGCGTGGGCAGGACGGGCTGCCGCCTGCTATTCACCGCCGACGGCACGTGGCGCAAGGGAAACGACGTCCCGCTCAAGAAGATCGTCGACGACGCCGTGAACGAGGGTGCCGGCGTCGAACGGGTAGTCGTGCTGAAACACACCGGCCTCGACGTCTCGTTCGACCCGGAGCGCGACCTGTGGTGGGACGACTTCCTGGCCCTCGGCGAAGGGCGCGACGACGGCTACGAGATAATGGAAGCGAACGAGCCCGCCTACATCCTCCCTACCTCCGGCACGACCGCGAGGCCAAAGCTCGCAGTGCACACGCACGGGGGCTACCAGGCGCACGTCTCGAGCATGTCGCGCTGGGTCTTCGGCCTCAACGAGAGCGACGTCTGGTGGGCGACGTCCGACATCGGGTGGGTCGTCGGGCACGCCTACATCGTTCACGGGCCGCTCCTCGCCGGGGCGACCACCGTCGCCTATGAGGGCGCCCCCGATCATCCCGGGCCGGAAGCGTTCTATCGCGTCATTCAGGACAACGGGATCACAGGGATGTTCACGTCGCCTACGCTTGTGCGGCTGATGATGCGCTACGGCTCCGAGGTGGCGCGCCGGTTCGACATGAGCCGGTTGCAGCGGGTCTTCTCCGCCGGCGAGGTGCTGAACGCGCCGGCGTGGGAATGGTTCCAGAAGGAGGTCTTCGACGACCGCATCCCGGTGATCGACCACATGTGGGCCACCGAGACCAGCGGGCCCATCATCGGCAACCCTTACGGCGTCTGCATGCTCCCGATCAAGCCCGGCTCCGGCGGCATTCCCCTGCCGGGGATCGAGGCCGATGTCGTCACGCCCGAGGGAGTGCCCTGCGCCCCCGGCGAAAAAGGACTGTTCGTCATCCGCCGGCCGTTTCCCGGTCTGACCTCACAGCTATGGGGCGAGCCGGAGCGCTACGGCCCCGATTACTGGGGGCGCATCCCCGGCCTCAACGTCTACTCGACCGGCGACGCTGCTTCGAAAGACGAGGACGGCTACATCTGGTTCAGCGGCCGCGCCGACGAAGTGATCAAAGTGGCGGCCCACCGCATCGGCACTATCGAGGTGGAGACGGCGTTCCTGCAACACCCCGCCGTGGCCGAGGTCGGCGTCACCGGACGGCCGGACGAGTTACGCGGCGAGGCGATATCGGCTTTTGTGGTGCTGAAGCAGGGCCATCAGCCGTCGGAAGAACTGCGAAGGGAGCTGCTGCAAACGGTGCGAAAGGAGCTGGGCCCCGTGGCCGTGATCGGCGAGATGAACTTCGTCGACATGCTGCCGAAGACGCGCAGCGGCAAGATCATGCGCCGCGTCCTCAAAGCCGTCGTCCTCGGCCGCGAGCCGGGCGACATCTCGACTATCGAGGACGAGGGATCGGTGGAAGAGGCGCGCGAGGCCTGGCGGCAAATGACGGCGCTCGTTGGACAGGAGGCGAAAGAAGAGAAAGCGTAG
- a CDS encoding DUF2231 domain-containing protein, whose amino-acid sequence MMASEFGEGPGGRREGEIRGVRSTAALSGHPLHPFFVLFPVAFLVSALASDAAFMVTDDGFWARASQWLVGAGLVTGAIAAVFGLTDFLTIPRARILSGWVHFLGNGTVLGLALANWLIRLDDRADAVAPVGVGLSSAIVAILLVTGWLGGELAYRHKIGVIPGERWIEPEARRRAA is encoded by the coding sequence ATGATGGCATCTGAATTCGGCGAAGGACCCGGCGGCAGGAGGGAGGGCGAGATCAGGGGTGTGAGGAGCACGGCGGCCCTGTCCGGTCACCCCCTTCACCCATTCTTCGTTCTCTTTCCCGTGGCGTTCCTGGTCAGCGCCCTGGCTTCGGACGCCGCCTTCATGGTAACCGACGATGGGTTCTGGGCGAGGGCCTCGCAGTGGCTCGTGGGCGCCGGGCTTGTGACGGGAGCGATTGCCGCCGTCTTCGGACTGACCGATTTCCTGACGATCCCCCGTGCGCGAATTCTCAGCGGCTGGGTGCATTTCCTGGGCAATGGTACCGTCCTGGGGCTGGCGCTGGCGAACTGGTTGATCCGCCTCGACGACCGCGCCGATGCCGTTGCCCCGGTTGGGGTCGGCCTCTCGTCCGCCATCGTCGCCATCCTGCTCGTCACAGGTTGGCTCGGCGGCGAGCTGGCCTACCGGCACAAGATAGGCGTGATCCCGGGCGAACGGTGGATCGAACCCGAGGCCCGCCGCCGGGCGGCCTGA
- a CDS encoding DUF488 domain-containing protein, whose product MPSTSSNEPTVLTIGHSTRPLDEFLALLKEHGVTLLVDVRTVPGSRRNPQFNRDDLARALEKAGVRYAHAAGLGGLRRARADSPNAGWRNPAFRGFADYMQTDAFQEGIASLIDAARKECVAIMCAEALPWRCHRSLISDALTVRGVRVEHIMGRRKTQPHRVTPWARVEGGRITYPPPLDAD is encoded by the coding sequence ATGCCGTCTACGTCCAGCAATGAGCCCACCGTACTGACCATCGGCCATTCGACACGCCCCCTCGACGAATTCCTGGCGCTGCTCAAGGAGCACGGCGTGACCCTGCTTGTCGACGTGCGCACCGTCCCCGGCTCGCGCAGGAACCCCCAGTTCAATCGCGACGACCTGGCGCGGGCGTTGGAGAAAGCGGGGGTCCGCTACGCGCACGCCGCCGGCCTGGGTGGTCTCCGCCGCGCCCGCGCCGATTCGCCCAATGCGGGATGGCGCAACCCGGCGTTTCGCGGTTTCGCCGACTACATGCAGACGGACGCCTTTCAGGAAGGTATCGCCTCGCTGATAGACGCGGCGCGAAAGGAATGCGTCGCCATCATGTGCGCGGAGGCGCTGCCCTGGCGCTGCCACCGCTCGCTGATAAGCGACGCCCTGACGGTCAGGGGTGTGCGGGTCGAGCACATCATGGGGCGGAGGAAGACGCAGCCCCATCGGGTCACGCCCTGGGCGCGCGTGGAAGGCGGGCGGATCACATACCCGCCACCGCTCGATGCGGACTAG